From the genome of Falco cherrug isolate bFalChe1 chromosome 14, bFalChe1.pri, whole genome shotgun sequence, one region includes:
- the CDH5 gene encoding cadherin-5, whose product MNHLILLFSLFLAPAFADKESQKTNQNFSSNNASHKRLKRDWIWNQMHIKEEIDTPLPHHVGKITSSVRNNNAKYIIEGEYANTIFKVEETSGDVYAFERLDREKKAEYELTALIIDRRNNQSLEPPSKFIIKVYDINDNAPVFVQKVFNGSVPEMSPVGTSVTKVTAVDADDPTVTGHATVTYQVIKGDEYFTVDDSGVISTTRADLDRENQSTYEIIVKAKDAPGSSGDSSTATVIITLTDINDNFPVFKHPSFHFKVPENISVGGEVGRVKVEDIDEPQHRNTKYSFVRGDYRDTFEIVANPFTNEGIIRPKKPLDFEKVAEYRFDIEATDPTVDLRYFKSGGSRSISTVTIEVTDVDEPPVFTKLPYEFKVRENDPEIKTLGSIWAQDPDAAKRKIRFIRRRASPNGDYIRVSDTGIIQLPKPLDREFSSSYNITVAAQEILEDGRLSDRESHAQVHVIVTDENDNAPELVYPEEPRVCENAAPGKVVIRISATDKDEISPRGFFKYSLATEDSNFSLIENYDNTANITVKYGQFNRELAKIHYLPVIISDNGDPELSSTNTLVISVCKCNEKGNFTFCEERAKQVGVSIQALVAIFICIFTIIVIALLILLRKRHKKDLSSLGRNVAEIHEQLVTYDEEGGGEMDTTSYDVSVLNSVRKNGIKPEAVPSPYAQVQKPPGNIPSAAGEMEMMIEVKKDEADNDRDLLPYDTLHIYGYEGAESIAESLSSLESGSSDSDIDYDFLNDWGPRFKMLAELYGSEPDEDFVY is encoded by the exons ATGAACCACCTTATCCTACTTTTCTCATTGTTCTTGGCTCCAGCATTTGCTGACAAAGAaagtcagaaaacaaaccaaaacttttcTTCAAACAATGCCAGTCATAAACGACTGAAAAGAGACTGGATATGGAACCAAATGCATATCAAAGAAGAAATAGATACACCATTACCACACCATGTTGGCAAG ATCACATCAAGTGTAAGGAACAACAACGCTAAGTATATTATTGAAGGTGAATATGCCAACACTATTTTTAAAGTGGAAGAAACCAGTGGTGATGTATATGCATTTGAGAGGctagacagagaaaagaaagcagagtaTGAGCTGACAGCTCTCATTATTGACAGAAGAAACAACCAGTCACTGGAACCTCCATCTAAATTCATTATCAAGGTTTATGACATTAATGACAATGCCCCTGTGTTTGTACAAAAAGTATTCAATGGATCTGTCCCAGAAATGTCACCAGTAG GAACCTCAGTCACCAAAGTGACAGCTGTAGATGCTGATGACCCAACAGTTACTGGTCATGCCACAGTTACCTACCAAGTCATTAAAGGAGACGAATACTTCACAGTTGATGACTCTG gtgTGATTTCTACGACAAGGGCTGATTTAGACAGAGAGAATCAATCAACATATGAAATTATTGTTAAAGCAAAAGACGCTCCAGGGTCTTCTGGGGATTCAAGCACAGCTACAGTCATTATCACTTTAACCGACATCAATGACAACTTCCCAGTATTCAAACACC CATCGTTTCACTTTAAAGttcctgaaaacatttcagtcGGAGGAGAAGTTGGCAGAGTCAAAGTAGAAGATATTGATGAACCACAAcatagaaatacaaaatacagttttgtcaGAGGAGATTACAGGGACACCTTTGAAATTGTAGCAAATCCATTTACAAATGAAGGAATCATTAGGCCAAAGAAG cCCCTGGACTTCGAAAAAGTAGCAGAATACAGGTTTGACATTGAAGCAACAGATCCCACCGTTGATCTTCGCTATTTCAAATCCGGTGGCTCTAGGAGCATATCAACAGTCACCATTGAAGTCACGGATGTTGATGAGCCTCCTGTCTTCACTAAACTACCATATGAATTCAAAGTAAGGGAAAATGatccagaaataaaaacacttgGTTCCATTTGGGCACAGGACCCTGACGCAGCTAAACGGAAGATCAG atttattcGACGAAGAGCTAGTCCTAATGGAGACTATATTAGGGTATCTGATACTGGAATTATTCAACTTCCCAAGCCCCTGGACAGAGAATTCAGCTCCTCATACAACATCACTGTAGCAGCTCAGGAAATCCTTGAAGATG GCCGTCTTTCTGACAGAGAATCACATGCCCAAGTTCACGTAATAGTTACTGATGAAAATGACAATGCTCCAGAACTTGTTTATCCTGAGGAACCCAGAGTGTGTGAAAACGCTGCACCAGGAAAG GTCGTCATCAGGATTTCAGCTACTGACAAAGATGAAATATCACCTAGAGGTTTCTTCAAATACTCCCTGGCCACAGAAGATAGCAACTTCTCCTTGATTGAGAACTACG ATAACACAGCTAATATCACTGTCAAATATGGACAGTTTAATCGTGAACTTGCCAAAATCCACTACCTGCCTGTCATCATCTCAGACAATGGTGATCCTGAGCTCAGCAGCACAAATACACTTGTCATCAGTGTCTGCAAGTGTAATGAAAAAGGCAACTTCACTTTTTGTGAGGAAAGAGCTAAACAAGTTGGAGTTAGTATACAAGCACTGGTGGCAATTTTTATCTGTATCTTCACAATCATTG tgaTCGCATTGTTAATTCTTCTAAGAAAGAGACACAAGAAGGATTTGAGCAGTCTTGGGAGGAATGTGGCAGAGATTCATGAGCAGCTTGTCACTTATGATGAAGAAGGTGGTGGTGAAATGGATACCACCAGCTATGATGTGTCTGTACTCAACTCCGTCCGCAAGAATGGTATAAAGCCAGAAGCAGTTCCCTCTCCATATGCACAAGTCCAAAAGCCTCCTGGAAATATACCTTCTGCCGCTGGAGAAATGGAAATGATGATTGAAGTTAAGAAGGATGAAGCCGACAATGACAGGGATTTGCTGCCATATGACACACTTCACATTTATGGCTATGAAGGTGCCGAGTCCATTGCAGAATCTCTCAGTTCTTTGGAATCAGGCTCCTCAGACTCAGATATTGATTATGACTTTCTAAATGACTGGGGACCCAGGTTTAAAATGTTAGCCGAGCTGTATGGATCAGAGCCAGATGAAGATTTTGTGTATTAA